A genome region from Hippopotamus amphibius kiboko isolate mHipAmp2 chromosome 1, mHipAmp2.hap2, whole genome shotgun sequence includes the following:
- the RIT1 gene encoding GTP-binding protein Rit1 produces the protein MDSGTRPVGSCSSPAGLSREYKLVMLGAGGVGKSAMTMQFISHRFPEDHDPTIEDAYKIRIRIDDEPANLDILDTAGQAEFTAMRDQYMRAGEGFIICYSITDRRSFHEVREFKQLIYRVRRTDDTPVVLVGNKSDLKQLRQVTKEEGSALAREFSCPFFETSAAYRYYIDDVFHALVREIRRKEKEAVLAMEKKSKPKNSVWKRLKSPFRKKKDSVT, from the exons ATGGATTCTGGAACTCGCCCAGTTGGTAGCTGTAGCAGCCCTGCAGGGCTGTCACGGGAATACAAGCTAGTGATGCTGGGTGCTGGCGGTGTAGGGAAAAGCG CCATGACCATGCAGTTCATCAGCCACCGATTTCCAGAAGATCACGATCCCACCATTG AAGATGCTTATAAAATCCGGATCCGTATTGATGATGAGCCTGCCAATCTGGACATTTTGGATACGGCTGGACAG GCAGAGTTCACAGCTATGCGGGATCAGTACATGAGGGCAGGAGAAGGGTTTATCATCTGTTACTCTATCACCGATCGTCGAAGTTTCCATGAAGTTCGGGAGTTTAAACAGCTTATTTATCGAGTTCGACGTACTGATGATACCCCTGTGGTTCTTGTGGGAAACAAGTCTGACCTAAAGCAGCTAAGACAG gtcacCAAGGAAGAAGGATCGGCCTTAGCCCGAGAATTCAGCTGCCCCTTTTTTGAGACATCTGCTGCATACCGCTACTACATTGATGATGTATTCCATGCCCTTGTACGGGAGATAcgtaggaaagaaaaggaggcagTACTGGCCATGGAGAAAAAATCTAAACCCAAAAACAGTGTATGGAAGAGGCTAAAATCACCATTCCGGAAGAAGAAAGATTCAGTAACTTGA